TGGTGGAGGACACCACTCTGCCCTTCGCGCAGTTCTCGTCCCGTTCGGCGGGAATGAACGTCAGATGCTCCGGGCGGATGGAGACCGCGTACCGATCCCCCTCGGCGCCGCGGTTCTGTACCCGGCAGATCCCGAGCCGGCCGAGGTCGACAACGGCCGTGTCGCCCGAGCGTTCCACGATGCTGCACGGCAGGAGATTGGTATCGCCGAGGAAGTTGGCCACCCAGTCGGTCGCGGGATGGGCGTACACGTCCTCGGGAGCGCCCTGCTGCACGATCCTGCCGTCGCGCATCACGACGATTCTGTCCGACATGGACATGGCTTCGTCCTGGTCGTGGGTGACGAACAGTACGGAGATCCCGAGCGACCGTTGGATGGTCTTGATCTCTTCCTGCATCTGCTCGCGCAGCCGCTTGTCCAGCGCCGCCATCGGCTCGTCCAGGAGCAGAGCCGACGGATTGAAGACCAGGGCACGGGCCAGCGCGACCCGCTGCTGCTGTCCTCCCGACAGCTGGCTCGGGCGGCGGTCGCCCATATTGGCAAGACCGACGCGTTCGAGGGCTTCCTCGGCGCGCCGGCGCCGCTCCGCCGGCCGGATCTTGCGCATGCGCAGGGCGAACTCGACATTCTCCCGGGCGCTCATGTGGGGAAACAGGGCGTAACTCTGGAACACCACACCGAGGTTGCGGTCCTTCGGCGGCAGCTTGTCGACCGGTTCGCCGTTGATCAGCACCGTGCCGGAGGTGAGTTCCTCGAAGCCGGCGACCATCATCATGGTGGTGGTCTTGCCCGAACCGCTGGGGCCGAGCAGGGTGACGAACTCGCCTGGCTGCACGGTCAGATCGAGGTCGTCGACCGCGGCCACGTCGCCGTAGGTCTTACGCACCCTGCGCAGTTCGATGGAACCCTTTTCCTGAATCCCGGCGGCCGGCGAGGCGGCGGTCGGGAGCGTAGCGGAGATTGTCATGGGAGCTCACCCTGTCTGGTCGGCGGCCACCGTGGTCAACGGCAGCATCCGGGCGATGGAACGGCGGCGGAGCATGAAGAGGACCTGCACGAGCAGTCCGAGCGTGGCGACGGTGACCAACATGGCCGAGGAGACAGCGATCTTCGGCGTCAGGTTGTACTGGATGTCGGTGAACATCTTCACCGGCAGCGTGGTCGCGCTCGGCGACTGCAGGAATAGCGCTATCACCGTCTCGTCGATGGATACGGAAAAGGCGAACAGCGCGCCCGCGACGAGACCGGGCCGGATGACCGGGAGGTACACGAACCGTGCCACGGACGGTGTACCGGCTCCCAGACTCTGTGCGGAGCGCACCAGGGCCGGATTCAGGCCGGAGAGGCTGGCGCGTACGGTGAGGAACGCGTACGGGGTGGCGATCACGGCGTGGGCGAGGCCGATCGGAAGAATCGTGCCGACCAGTCCGACGGAGTTGAAGAACTGGTAGAACGCCAGCGCCAGTACGACGGCGGGGACGATCATCGGGGCGAGGATCACCCCGGTCACCGCGGACCGTCCCGGGAACTGCCGGCCGTGCAGGGCCACTGCGGCAGCTCCGCCCAGCAGCACCGCGAGTACCACGGCGATCCCCGCGGCCTGCAGGCTCGCCAGAACGGCTGAGATCCAGGCCGTGTCGCCGAAGAACCCCGTGACCGCGTCGGTGGAGAACCGGTCCGGCGGGAAGGTGATGTACCGGCTGTGGTTGAACGCCATCGGCACCACGATCGCGGTGGGCACGACGAGGAACACGAAAACCGGTACGGCGGCGAGCAACGCCGGGGAGAACCGAGAACTAGCCGACCTCATGGGCACCTCCCGCGCGGAGGATCCGCTGGTAGACCGCCACAAGCACGCTCACGATGGCGGTCAGGACGAGCGCGAGGGCGGACGCTCCGGCGAAATCGGTCAACTCCATGGTATAGAAGTCGATCTGATTGGCAATCATCTGATCTCCGGGACCACCGAGCACGACCGGTGTGATGAAGAAGCCGGTGCTGATGATGAACACCAGCAGCCCCGCGGCCGAAACGCCCGGCACGGTGAGCGGAAGGATGACCCGGCGGAAGACCGACAACTCGCCCGCGCCCAGCGAACGCGCCGCCAGCTCCAGCCGGTTGTCGATCGCGGCCAGCGCGGCGAAGATCGGGAACACGGCGTAGGGCAGGAGGTAGTGCACCATCCCCAGCACGACCGCGAACCGGTTGTGCAGCAGCGTCAGCGGATGGTCGGTGAACCCGAGTCCCTGCAGGGCGTCGTTCACCAGACCGTTGTCCTGCAGGAGGACCGCCCAGGCGAAGTTCTTCACCAGGACTCCGGTCCAGAAGGGCAGCAGCACCAGAGCGAACAGGACGACCCGCGTGAGTGCGCTGCTGCGCCAGATCGCCCAGGCCAGCAGGTAGCCGCTCACGATGGTCACGAGCGTGGATACCGCGCTGATCTCGAACGTGTTGATCAACGACTTGATGACCAGTGGGTCTTCGAGCACCCGCTGGTAGGCCTGGTTCTGCATGCTCGAGGAGACGAGCGTCCCCAGCGGGGTCAGAAACAGGATGGCGTCGAATGCGGCGATCGGCGCGAGGAGCAGCAACCACGTCCCGCGGACGCGGAATCGGCGTCCGCGGGACGTGTCGCAGGCCTGCGCAGGCGCTGCGGCGGCGAGGGGCATGATCAGCTTCCCGCCTGCCACAGCTTGAACCTCTGCTCCGTTGCCTTCAGGTTCTCCGCCCACCACTTGTCGTCGCGTACCAAAATGCTGTCCGCCAGCTTCGGGCTGGTGGGAAGGGTGTCGGCGACAGCGGGGGGCAGCTTCGCGAGCGCGGGGGTGTTGGCCAGCGTCAGGTTCGTCGTCTGGTCGAAGTCGGCTCCGGCGTCCGCGTCGTTGCTCATGAAGTTCATCAGCCGGAACGCCGCCTCCTTGTTCCTCGAGCCCTTGGGTACGACGAAGTAGTCGCCGGCGAGGACACCGTTGGAGGAGGAGAAGTTCAGCCTGGCCCCGTCCTTGCGGGCGGCGTTGATCCGGTTGTTGAAGCTGGTCGACAGCGTGACCTCGCCCGACGTCAACTGCTGGACGGGCTCCTGGTTTGCCGTGTGGTAGATCAGCTTGTCGCGGCCGGGGTGCTTCGCCAGGTAACGCAGCGCCGCGTCCACATCCAGCGGATAGATCTTGTCGAACGGGACGCCCTCGGCCAGCCGCGCCGCTTCCAGCACCGAACTGTCCGACAGCTGTCCGTACACCGAGCGCTTGGTGGGGTATTTGCCCTGGTCGAAGAATTGGGCCCAGTTCTTCGGTGCCTGCCCGTCGGGGATGTGCTTCTGGTCCCAGGCCATCACGAACAGGAAGCTCAGGTACTTGATGCCGTACTCCGCCTTCGCGTAGGAAGGCAGCCCCTTGTCACTGATGATGCCGTAGTCGAACTTCTCGAGCAGGTCTTCGTTGACGGCCTGGACGTACTCCGGAGCCGTCAGTTCCACCAGGTCCCACTGCACGTCGCCGGAGTGCACCTGTGTCTTGAGCGCCGCCAGGCTGGTGTTGGCGAGCAGCGTCGAGCGGATGCCCGTCTTCTTCTCGAACGGCTTCAGGATGGTCTTCGTCAGCTGGTCGTTGTAGGAACCGCCGTACGAGGTGACCGTCACGGTCTTGTTCGCCGGCGCGGTACTGGCGGGCTTGGTGCTGCAGGAGGTGAGCAGGCTTCCCGCGAACGGGACCGCCAGCGCGGCACCTGCTCCCGTTCTCAGAATCGACCGCCGGCTGATGGGTGTCGTTGGCTGCGTCATTTCGGC
This portion of the Streptomyces sp. NBC_01750 genome encodes:
- a CDS encoding ABC transporter permease, yielding MAGGKLIMPLAAAAPAQACDTSRGRRFRVRGTWLLLLAPIAAFDAILFLTPLGTLVSSSMQNQAYQRVLEDPLVIKSLINTFEISAVSTLVTIVSGYLLAWAIWRSSALTRVVLFALVLLPFWTGVLVKNFAWAVLLQDNGLVNDALQGLGFTDHPLTLLHNRFAVVLGMVHYLLPYAVFPIFAALAAIDNRLELAARSLGAGELSVFRRVILPLTVPGVSAAGLLVFIISTGFFITPVVLGGPGDQMIANQIDFYTMELTDFAGASALALVLTAIVSVLVAVYQRILRAGGAHEVG
- a CDS encoding ABC transporter ATP-binding protein, translating into MTISATLPTAASPAAGIQEKGSIELRRVRKTYGDVAAVDDLDLTVQPGEFVTLLGPSGSGKTTTMMMVAGFEELTSGTVLINGEPVDKLPPKDRNLGVVFQSYALFPHMSARENVEFALRMRKIRPAERRRRAEEALERVGLANMGDRRPSQLSGGQQQRVALARALVFNPSALLLDEPMAALDKRLREQMQEEIKTIQRSLGISVLFVTHDQDEAMSMSDRIVVMRDGRIVQQGAPEDVYAHPATDWVANFLGDTNLLPCSIVERSGDTAVVDLGRLGICRVQNRGAEGDRYAVSIRPEHLTFIPAERDENCAKGRVVSSTNLGATIRHRLLVGEQELLMREMSPSSRTAAELGADVCVGWDQDHAQLLVLDA
- a CDS encoding extracellular solute-binding protein — translated: MTQPTTPISRRSILRTGAGAALAVPFAGSLLTSCSTKPASTAPANKTVTVTSYGGSYNDQLTKTILKPFEKKTGIRSTLLANTSLAALKTQVHSGDVQWDLVELTAPEYVQAVNEDLLEKFDYGIISDKGLPSYAKAEYGIKYLSFLFVMAWDQKHIPDGQAPKNWAQFFDQGKYPTKRSVYGQLSDSSVLEAARLAEGVPFDKIYPLDVDAALRYLAKHPGRDKLIYHTANQEPVQQLTSGEVTLSTSFNNRINAARKDGARLNFSSSNGVLAGDYFVVPKGSRNKEAAFRLMNFMSNDADAGADFDQTTNLTLANTPALAKLPPAVADTLPTSPKLADSILVRDDKWWAENLKATEQRFKLWQAGS
- a CDS encoding ABC transporter permease, which gives rise to MRSASSRFSPALLAAVPVFVFLVVPTAIVVPMAFNHSRYITFPPDRFSTDAVTGFFGDTAWISAVLASLQAAGIAVVLAVLLGGAAAVALHGRQFPGRSAVTGVILAPMIVPAVVLALAFYQFFNSVGLVGTILPIGLAHAVIATPYAFLTVRASLSGLNPALVRSAQSLGAGTPSVARFVYLPVIRPGLVAGALFAFSVSIDETVIALFLQSPSATTLPVKMFTDIQYNLTPKIAVSSAMLVTVATLGLLVQVLFMLRRRSIARMLPLTTVAADQTG